GCCGCCCGCCTCTGCGGTACGATTGGGCCCGTGGAGGCTGGCATGGAGCTCAGGGGGCGGACGGTCGTCGTGACGGGCGCGTCGAGGGGCATTGGCGTCGCGCTGGCGGAGGCGTTGGCTGTGGAGGGCGCGCGCCTGGTGCTCGGGGCGCGCGACGAAACCGGGCTCGCCGCCACCGCCGAGCGGGTACGCCGCCTCGGCGGCGAAGCGGTCGTCGTCGCGGGCGACGTGGCGTCGGCGCCGTTCCGGCAAGCGCTCGTCGACGCCGCGGGCGAGGTCGACGTGCTCGTCAACAACGCCGGCGTCGAAGTGCCGGTCGCCATCGTCGATCAGGCCGAGGCCGACGTCGAGCAGCAGCTCGCGGTGAACCTGCTCGCCCCGATGCTGCTCGCGCGCGCGGTCGTGCCGGGCATGGTGGCGCGGGGGCGGGGCGCGGTGGTGGCCGTCTCGTCGATGTCGGGCAAGTCGCCGACGCCCTGGAACGC
This is a stretch of genomic DNA from Acidobacteriota bacterium. It encodes these proteins:
- a CDS encoding SDR family NAD(P)-dependent oxidoreductase, with protein sequence MELRGRTVVVTGASRGIGVALAEALAVEGARLVLGARDETGLAATAERVRRLGGEAVVVAGDVASAPFRQALVDAAGEVDVLVNNAGVEVPVAIVDQAEADVEQQLAVNLLAPMLLARAVVPGMVARGRGAVVAVSSMSGKSPTPWNAVYAATKHGLNGFMASLRLELTGTGVHAAVVCPSFVAGAGMWADWGVRAPRRLREVPLDAVVRGVRRAIDGAPEVLVTPGPIRPLLALGQLFPGLDGTFLRRLGVLDAFRERARVVAARRDG